The window GATCAAGCGACGCCGTCATCGCCGCAAGAAGCTGGCCAAGTACAAGCTGAAGCTCGCCAAGGCCACCGTCTCGGAAAAGCACATGATGGCCGAGAAGCTCCGCCAGCTCACCCCAGGCGCCGAGGTCATCATCGGCAACTGGAACCTCGACGAACGCTAGGCGTCTTGTAGGTCAGGTACCCCGTACCTGACAATCTGTCGAGTTCGCCATGTCGCACCATTGTCAGGTACGGCGTACCTGACCTACGCGCGATCGTGGCTCATCGGTAAGGCGACCATTCGGCGCTACGACGCCTCGCCTGTGGCTGTGGCGCGAGAGGACGCGGCGCGTCGACGCCGGTGCCGAGTTCCAATCGGCGAGGTTCTTCCGCTTGGCGTGGAGTCGCGGCCAGCGATTGCGGCGCGATTTCATCGGCAAGCAGCAGCCCATCGGCCGCCTGCTCGAGCGACATCGGCGGCAACGGCGCCGCGTCATGCCGAGCGGTCGTCGAGACCTGCTGCACCGGTTCGCTCTCTTCCGGTGGCAACAGCAACGTCGGCTGGAGCCCCGACTCCGCGACGTACGTCTCGCCGTATTGCGAATCGTCCGCCGGCGCCAGGGCCAGCGTCGGCTCTTGGCGGGCCGGTGCCAGGGGGCCAGCATACTCGTGTCCCAAGGCGTCTCCCCTCGCGCCGTTGTGGCGCGCCGCGCCGGCCGAGGTCCAGCGATGGCTGGGACGTCCCGGAATGTCGATCGTCACGGCCCGTTGAGCCCGCAACTCGTGGCCGTCGGTGGTGATGGCCCGTACGTGCAGTTCGAGATCTTGCTGAGCGGGCGGACGGTCGGGCCAGGGCAATTGGAAGTGCATGCCACGCGCCAGTCGCGAGCGGCGGAAGTGGTTCGCGGCCTCGTCGGCGGTAAAGTCCCACCGCGCGACGCGGGCCGTCGGCGGCGGCTGCGATGGATCGAGTAGCACGATCGAAACCTGGGCCGGAACATTCACGATCCGCCCGGCCGCGTTTCGCGGTTCGATCACCACCATGACCCCCTCGTCGCCGAAGCGATCGTCGAGATCGTAACCGCCGGTGAGCATGCGGTTCAGCGTGATGCCCGTGATGTGGAAGTCGGTCTCCTCGGGTTCCACCGCCTGGCTCTGCATGAGGAACTGCAGCCGCTTGAGGGGGGTCTGCTCGCCGTCCATCATGCTCGCCGAGCCGTCGGGCAGTAGCTCAACGCCCGAGCCCGACATGGGAGGCAGAGACGACGACGGCGGGGCCGACGGATCGATGGGGTCGAGCGTGGGCGGTCCCTGATAGGGGGGAGCTTCTTCGAGCGGGCCCGTCGAGGGTAGGGGGACAAACGGAATATTCGATTCGACCGCCGGGGCGCTCACCGTGGGAGGCGACGTAACCGGCGGTTCGTAGTAGCCCTCGTCGCGCGAGCCCCCCGTTCGGCCGGAGGGCGAGCCCTTCTCGCGGCGCAACGCCTCGTTCTCGCGGCGTGTCGCCTCGAGGCGCCGTTCGGTGGCGTCGAGCTGGTTTTCCAGATCGAAGATGCAGTCTTCCTGCATGCGCAGCTCGCGCTCGAGCAACTGGGTGCGCAGCTCCGCTCCCGATTGGCAGCCAGCGGCTAGAAAGCAGGTCGCTACGACCGTCGCGATTCGCCAACCATCCATGTTGACCTCGGGCGCAAAAGGGGCCGGCTGTCCGCGCGCGGCCTTGCACGCAGGCAGATGGCTGTCTCGGTTGTGTTCCTTCACAGGCGCTGGTCAGATAGCCCGAGTGCGGGAAGTGAGGCTACCTGGCGAAATCGGGCCACAGGCTGAGGGCACGCGGGAAGTGCCGGCCGGGGGCCACGGCTTCGCTATTCCGGGACGATCTTGGCTTCCATGTGCGCGATCACGCGGTCGACCAATCCGTAGTCGCTGGCCTCTTCGGCCGTCATGAAACGGTCGCGGTCCGTGTCCTGCTCGATCTTCTCGAGCGGGTGGCCCGTGTGCTTGATGAGAATCTCGTTGAGCTTCTGCTTGACCTTCTTGAACTCTTTGGCGTGGATCATGATCTCCTCGGCGGTGCCTTCCATGCCGGCGAGCGGCTGGTGGATCATGATCCGCGAATTCGGCAGCGCGAAGCGTTTGCCCTTGGCGCCGGCGGTGAGGAGCACGGCCCCCATCGAGGCGCACTGGCCGATGCAGTACGTGGCGACGTCGCACTGGACGAACTGCATCGTGTCGTAGATCGCCAGGCCGGCGCTGACGCTGCCACCGGGCGAATTGATGTACAGGTGGATGTCCGCCTTCGGATCCTCGGACTGCAAAAACAGGAGCTGCGCGACGATGGCATTGGCCACCTCGTCGTTCACGCCGCTGCCCAGGAACACGAT is drawn from Pirellulales bacterium and contains these coding sequences:
- the clpP gene encoding ATP-dependent Clp endopeptidase proteolytic subunit ClpP; its protein translation is MPLIPYVIEKSGREERAMDIYSRLLKDRIVFLGSGVNDEVANAIVAQLLFLQSEDPKADIHLYINSPGGSVSAGLAIYDTMQFVQCDVATYCIGQCASMGAVLLTAGAKGKRFALPNSRIMIHQPLAGMEGTAEEIMIHAKEFKKVKQKLNEILIKHTGHPLEKIEQDTDRDRFMTAEEASDYGLVDRVIAHMEAKIVPE